A genomic region of Trichothermofontia sichuanensis B231 contains the following coding sequences:
- a CDS encoding ion channel — translation MLEFSAFIERHFYDQSIIIIYIFNLLMLGIYTVFFVFVTIRLVSFISQQKYVNSDVIYGSISGYLLLGITSAFLLSSVEYLMPNSFAINTDVSTHEEMFRTLFYYSFVTLATIGYGDITPVTPLARTLSITLRIVGQMYLTILIAILVSKYLNSQRPD, via the coding sequence ATGCTAGAGTTTTCTGCCTTTATTGAACGGCATTTTTATGATCAATCTATTATTATTATTTATATTTTTAATCTTTTGATGTTGGGCATTTATACAGTCTTTTTTGTTTTCGTTACCATCAGGTTAGTTTCTTTCATCTCTCAACAGAAATATGTCAACTCTGATGTGATTTATGGTTCGATTTCTGGTTATCTATTGCTGGGAATTACAAGTGCATTCCTCCTATCTTCTGTCGAATATCTCATGCCAAACTCATTTGCCATAAACACTGATGTGAGTACCCATGAAGAGATGTTCCGAACACTGTTTTATTACAGCTTTGTCACACTGGCGACGATCGGGTATGGCGATATCACCCCCGTCACCCCCCTGGCTCGCACCCTCTCGATCACCCTGAGGATCGTAGGGCAAATGTATCTGACAATCCTCATCGCGATCCTGGTCAGTAAGTACCTGAATTCCCAACGGCCTGACTGA
- the pap gene encoding polyphosphate:AMP phosphotransferase — protein MLETLDLSLTLDKASYRQQIETLMQQLHNLQSICRDKQLPIVVVLEGWAAAGKGALVRKMVQYMDPRGFTVHPIWPPTEQERYYPFLWRFWQRLPARGNLAVFYHSWYTHVLEDRLFGRVSESEIPNLFRDINAFERQLFDDGVAIVKYWIHLSRQELKSRLKHYAEHPLESWRVRPEDWQQQKNYDRYCALAEDMLISTSSGQAPWTLVEGNCERWARVKVLSQMAATLTEALDRLKIKPTPLIYPPQEKLEPTEPDLLAQVDLSKALSADAYKKRLREEQVRLRQLQISVFKENVPVLILFEGWDAAGKGGAIKRLTDILDPRSYFVYPFAAPTHEEKEHHYLWRFWRRLPTVGQIGIFDRSWYGRVLVERIENFATDEEWRRAYREINEFEAQLTGAGYVLVKFWLHISPEEQLRRFEERQNDPFKTYKLTAEDWRNREKWTLYEVAVNQMIQRTSTPTAPWTLVAANDKYYARVKILDTVSDAIERELKRRKKAD, from the coding sequence ATGTTAGAGACCCTTGACCTAAGCTTAACGCTGGATAAGGCTAGCTACCGCCAGCAAATCGAAACCCTCATGCAACAGTTGCATAACTTGCAAAGTATCTGTCGCGATAAACAATTGCCGATCGTGGTGGTCTTGGAAGGTTGGGCGGCGGCGGGCAAAGGAGCGCTGGTGCGCAAGATGGTGCAATACATGGATCCCAGAGGCTTTACGGTCCATCCCATCTGGCCACCCACTGAGCAGGAGCGTTACTATCCCTTCCTCTGGCGTTTTTGGCAACGATTACCGGCACGGGGCAATCTGGCGGTATTTTACCATAGCTGGTATACCCATGTTCTGGAGGATCGCCTGTTTGGCCGGGTTTCAGAAAGCGAAATTCCAAACCTATTCCGGGATATTAATGCCTTTGAACGACAGTTGTTTGATGATGGGGTTGCGATCGTCAAATACTGGATTCACCTTAGTCGTCAGGAACTCAAAAGCCGCCTCAAGCATTATGCCGAACATCCCCTCGAATCCTGGCGAGTGCGACCCGAAGACTGGCAGCAGCAGAAAAATTACGATCGCTACTGCGCTCTTGCTGAGGACATGTTGATCAGCACTAGCAGTGGGCAGGCCCCCTGGACGCTAGTGGAGGGCAACTGCGAGCGCTGGGCACGGGTAAAGGTCCTCAGCCAAATGGCCGCCACCCTGACGGAAGCCCTCGATCGGCTGAAAATCAAACCAACGCCTTTGATTTATCCCCCTCAAGAAAAGCTAGAACCCACCGAACCCGATCTCCTGGCGCAAGTCGATTTGAGCAAAGCGCTCAGTGCAGATGCGTATAAAAAGCGATTGCGCGAGGAACAGGTGCGACTACGCCAACTGCAAATCAGCGTTTTTAAAGAAAATGTACCCGTGCTGATCCTGTTTGAGGGGTGGGATGCGGCGGGTAAGGGTGGAGCCATTAAACGGCTAACGGATATTCTCGATCCCCGCAGCTATTTTGTGTACCCGTTTGCAGCTCCCACCCATGAGGAGAAGGAACACCATTATCTCTGGCGGTTCTGGCGACGGTTGCCAACAGTGGGCCAAATTGGGATATTCGATCGCAGTTGGTATGGGCGGGTGTTAGTCGAACGGATTGAAAACTTTGCTACGGATGAGGAATGGCGACGGGCCTACCGCGAGATTAACGAATTTGAGGCCCAACTGACGGGGGCGGGGTATGTACTGGTCAAATTTTGGTTGCATATTAGCCCAGAAGAGCAACTCCGGCGTTTTGAAGAACGGCAGAATGATCCCTTTAAGACCTATAAGCTCACCGCTGAGGATTGGCGTAATCGGGAGAAATGGACCTTATATGAGGTGGCGGTGAACCAGATGATCCAGCGCACTAGCACCCCCACCGCCCCCTGGACCCTGGTAGCAGCCAATGATAAGTACTATGCCCGTGTCAAGATCCTTGATACGGTCTCCGATGCGATCGAGCGGGAATTAAAACGGCGTAAAAAAGCGGATTAA
- a CDS encoding ATP-binding protein, with product MLVVPFILQIIVAVGLTSWLSIRNGQRAINNVALQLQQQQADHIEEKVLDYLEDPILINQFIADTVLSNVIDIKNLQDLQPYLEAQLQKYVTLAAITIGTEKPDYIGIRRRENAGEFSIATWNQEQGGITIRVLNVQGQQLSVENRPDYDHRQRPWYYNSLAVGKPIWNPPYATFQTKELIISADYPLFDALGNPLGVISSDFSLAQINTFLQTLKVDRMGIVFIMDRNGDLIATSSGQLPFIVNSKTQEATRISTFDSPDSLVRSTSEYLRQYFPNFEQIYQQQQLNFQFDRERHFVYVKPLKSNPYLDWLIVVVTPEANFLAQVYQNARLTIAYGLMSLGLAIAIGMLAANLINRPIQRLVTASTGLSQQVATGNLAKIPFDPRLTQETIKEFRTLAQAFQHMALQLQDSFQALADAKAELEIRVEERTQELRQSEEKFAKAFRSGPSAIAITRLADGRLLEANGVFLAMTGYRLDEVIERTPTELNLWENIADRDRLLQIIADQGVIHNYEFRLRTRQGLIRTSLLSAEVINLNGEDCLLTIAIDISDRKQTELEFQQAKEAAEAANRAKSEFLANMSHELRTPLNSILGYAQLLQRDPDLSDSQLKGLQTIQQCGKHLLTLINDILDLSKVEAQKLELHIEEFALPEFLASIADLFYLRVEEKGLFFLYECLSPLPSRVLGDEKRLRQVLINLLSNAVKFTERGGVFLKVGLVGAQTIRFRVEDTGQGIDSAYLEVIFQPFRQVGDPARRSEGTGLGLAISRHLVQLMGGQLQVTSQLGQGSQFWFDIELPVVAEVVPANSTHWDLKIIGFQGPPRRILVVDDRPENRTLLVSLLAPLGFEVQEAMDGADCLAKAVHCRPDAILLDLVMPTLNGIEATRRLRQLATLQTTVIIATSASAFENDRQASLEAGCNDFIPKPIQEKELFTCLGYHLGLEWIYHNEPMLPALAAPSVSLILPPRQTLIHLEKLAKLGDIQGIRDQLAHLKQTEPHLLPFLSTLEKLAKNFQIKKIQQFLRQYTIEDRQV from the coding sequence ATGCTAGTGGTTCCCTTCATCCTGCAAATTATTGTTGCAGTTGGCTTGACGAGTTGGCTATCGATTCGCAATGGACAACGTGCGATTAACAATGTCGCCCTGCAACTCCAACAGCAACAGGCCGATCATATTGAAGAGAAAGTCTTGGATTATTTAGAAGATCCTATTCTCATCAATCAATTTATTGCTGATACCGTTCTCTCCAATGTTATTGATATTAAAAATTTACAAGATTTACAACCTTACCTAGAAGCACAACTACAAAAATATGTAACCTTAGCAGCTATTACCATTGGCACAGAGAAACCTGATTATATTGGTATCAGACGACGAGAAAATGCGGGGGAATTCTCGATCGCAACCTGGAATCAGGAGCAGGGGGGGATTACCATCCGTGTCTTGAATGTCCAGGGGCAGCAGTTATCGGTTGAAAATCGCCCCGATTACGATCATCGCCAACGCCCTTGGTATTACAACAGTCTAGCCGTTGGCAAGCCGATCTGGAATCCACCCTATGCAACGTTTCAAACTAAAGAATTGATCATTTCCGCTGACTATCCTCTCTTCGATGCGTTAGGTAATCCCTTAGGGGTTATCAGTTCTGATTTTTCTCTTGCCCAGATTAACACGTTTCTCCAAACCCTCAAGGTTGATCGCATGGGGATTGTCTTCATCATGGATCGCAATGGTGATTTAATTGCAACCTCAAGTGGTCAATTGCCTTTTATAGTCAATTCCAAAACCCAGGAAGCTACACGTATCTCGACCTTTGATAGTCCTGATTCTCTGGTGCGATCGACCAGTGAATATCTCCGTCAATACTTCCCGAATTTTGAACAGATCTATCAACAACAGCAACTCAACTTTCAGTTTGATCGGGAGCGTCATTTTGTTTATGTTAAACCCTTAAAATCTAATCCATACCTAGATTGGCTGATAGTTGTCGTCACGCCCGAAGCTAACTTTCTAGCTCAAGTTTATCAAAACGCTCGACTGACAATTGCTTATGGCCTAATGTCTCTTGGCTTGGCAATCGCAATCGGGATGTTAGCAGCGAATTTAATTAACCGGCCTATTCAGCGCTTAGTTACCGCCTCAACAGGTCTGAGTCAGCAGGTAGCGACCGGTAACCTGGCCAAAATTCCTTTTGATCCTCGACTCACTCAGGAAACGATTAAGGAATTTCGGACTCTGGCCCAAGCCTTTCAACACATGGCTCTACAACTGCAAGACTCTTTTCAAGCCTTGGCCGATGCAAAAGCAGAACTGGAAATTCGAGTTGAGGAGCGTACCCAGGAACTGCGCCAATCGGAAGAAAAATTTGCTAAAGCCTTTCGTTCTGGCCCCAGCGCTATTGCCATTACCCGTCTAGCTGATGGTCGTCTGCTGGAAGCTAATGGGGTGTTTCTCGCCATGACTGGGTATCGCCTAGATGAGGTCATTGAACGGACACCCACAGAATTAAATTTATGGGAAAACATTGCCGATCGTGATCGCTTACTCCAAATTATTGCCGACCAGGGAGTCATCCATAACTATGAATTTCGGTTACGCACTCGACAGGGTCTAATTAGAACCAGCTTGCTATCGGCAGAAGTGATTAATTTGAATGGAGAAGATTGTTTGCTTACGATCGCCATTGATATTAGCGATCGTAAGCAAACCGAGTTAGAATTCCAACAGGCCAAAGAGGCAGCAGAGGCAGCCAACCGGGCGAAAAGCGAATTTCTGGCAAATATGAGCCATGAACTGCGCACTCCCCTCAACAGCATTCTCGGCTACGCCCAACTGCTGCAACGGGACCCCGATCTGTCTGACTCCCAACTCAAGGGGCTGCAAACGATCCAACAATGTGGAAAACATCTTCTTACCCTGATAAATGATATCTTAGATCTTTCAAAGGTAGAAGCACAAAAGCTAGAACTCCATATTGAGGAATTCGCTTTACCCGAATTTTTGGCAAGCATTGCCGATCTATTTTATCTACGAGTTGAAGAAAAAGGGTTATTCTTTTTGTATGAGTGCCTGTCCCCACTGCCCAGTCGTGTTCTAGGTGATGAAAAACGTCTGCGCCAGGTACTGATTAATCTCCTGAGTAATGCCGTTAAGTTCACCGAGCGCGGCGGAGTCTTCCTCAAGGTTGGTCTTGTTGGGGCACAAACTATCCGTTTTCGTGTGGAAGATACGGGCCAAGGCATTGATTCGGCCTATCTAGAAGTCATTTTCCAACCCTTTCGTCAGGTCGGTGATCCAGCCCGTCGCTCAGAAGGAACTGGTTTAGGCTTAGCCATTAGTCGGCACTTGGTTCAGCTAATGGGAGGGCAGTTACAGGTTACCAGCCAATTGGGCCAGGGCAGTCAGTTTTGGTTCGATATTGAGTTACCCGTGGTTGCGGAGGTCGTCCCGGCTAACTCAACCCATTGGGATCTCAAAATTATCGGTTTTCAAGGTCCCCCGCGACGTATCCTGGTGGTGGACGATCGCCCGGAAAACCGCACCTTATTGGTTAGTCTCCTGGCTCCCCTCGGCTTTGAGGTGCAGGAAGCTATGGATGGGGCTGACTGTCTGGCCAAAGCAGTCCACTGCCGCCCGGATGCAATTCTGCTTGACCTGGTCATGCCCACCTTAAATGGGATTGAGGCTACCCGACGGCTCCGTCAGCTTGCCACTCTGCAAACCACGGTTATTATTGCCACTTCTGCCAGCGCCTTTGAGAACGATCGCCAAGCCAGTTTAGAGGCAGGTTGTAATGACTTTATCCCCAAACCTATCCAGGAAAAGGAACTGTTTACCTGCTTGGGCTACCATCTCGGTTTAGAGTGGATTTACCATAACGAGCCAATGCTCCCGGCGCTGGCGGCACCATCAGTCAGCCTGATCCTCCCCCCCCGTCAGACCCTTATCCACCTCGAAAAGTTGGCCAAACTGGGGGACATTCAAGGCATTCGTGACCAACTGGCGCACCTCAAACAAACTGAGCCACACCTGCTACCATTTTTAAGTACTTTGGAAAAACTGGCGAAAAATTTTCAGATTAAAAAAATTCAGCAGTTTCTTCGGCAGTACACGATCGAGGACAGGCAGGTATGA
- a CDS encoding TM2 domain-containing protein: MIALGRSRPMSLVRSNPNRIAISYVLWAAIFLGFCGLHRIYNGKIVTGILWFFTFGLCGIGQVIDLFLIPSMVERHDLKLQRQLGYGSSDFFPTPPLEPAPNPVPPNLTPEQQMVLLVKAAAKRGGKLTVTQGVLASGLSFVQVETLLMEMVRSGYAHIGNDPITGAVTYYFDEL, translated from the coding sequence TTGATTGCCCTTGGCCGATCGCGACCCATGAGCCTTGTCCGTTCCAATCCCAACCGGATTGCCATTTCCTATGTCCTTTGGGCTGCCATCTTCTTGGGTTTTTGTGGCCTCCATCGAATCTACAACGGCAAAATCGTGACGGGGATTCTCTGGTTCTTTACCTTCGGCCTGTGTGGCATCGGCCAGGTGATTGATCTGTTCCTGATTCCCAGTATGGTGGAACGCCACGACCTCAAATTACAACGACAATTGGGTTACGGCTCTTCAGACTTTTTTCCCACGCCTCCCCTGGAACCAGCCCCCAATCCGGTTCCCCCCAACCTCACCCCTGAGCAACAGATGGTCTTGCTCGTGAAGGCTGCCGCGAAACGCGGGGGGAAACTCACGGTTACCCAGGGGGTACTGGCGTCGGGGTTGAGCTTTGTTCAGGTGGAAACCCTGCTGATGGAGATGGTGCGATCGGGGTATGCCCACATTGGGAATGATCCCATTACCGGAGCCGTCACCTATTATTTTGATGAGTTGTAA
- a CDS encoding DUF3685 domain-containing protein has translation MTDSPLKLVLVERDPIFRLGLRTWLTQFDDLEIRAEADSVATALATIAQQMEQPIAPPDTPLSADAAAIAQPLDLVITDFDLGESRATPPPGIQLCQQLQRQFPDLPVLLLSTVDVPERVAIARAAGAQGYCLKGIGERELVGVIRQVAAGETVWPEQRDGAAIRPLDLPSSPPTALTWLDQVRLTWRQSGLQEIDAALATIRQQLDCLANSPATRWDRWILQGRQRELRLARSLVDWLLPPVLLPPDASRESSSSQSLARTGPPTGAAAPPSTSPPMSPAWLALATSETGVTPADLRLVQTALFDAMFRKLQTNLQNLTNIPLEIDILRVEKRRELLSMILRKLEALLDELRFSQVQPEQLLAKRSLILRDLWTLTINDFFGRYYSLTIAGQETPVVSVLLAEVESVEAAILDKIPGVSDALAHLLFRVPITVDNMTYAVGTPDAMSRMETLLENCMIAIANAVIYPLLNHFADVEEIKQGFYDRRLLSSREIERFRNNLTWHYRMEAWIGEPTAIFESSYRLFVLSERGIKRISIYAPRRDELEQLTGLRLAVTLVLETRDAVSPQLRSLLAFLGSGVVYLLTQVIGRGLGLIGRGILQGIGSSLQDTKLGRNAERQR, from the coding sequence ATGACTGATTCGCCGCTAAAACTCGTTTTGGTTGAACGAGACCCGATTTTTCGGCTGGGTTTGCGCACCTGGCTGACCCAGTTTGACGACCTGGAGATTCGGGCGGAGGCCGATAGTGTCGCCACAGCCCTAGCGACGATCGCTCAGCAGATGGAACAACCCATTGCTCCACCTGACACCCCCCTGTCCGCCGATGCTGCTGCGATCGCCCAACCGCTGGATTTAGTGATCACTGATTTTGATCTGGGGGAAAGTCGGGCGACCCCACCCCCTGGGATCCAACTGTGTCAGCAATTGCAGCGGCAGTTTCCCGACTTGCCGGTTTTGCTGCTCAGTACAGTGGATGTGCCAGAGCGGGTGGCGATCGCCCGTGCCGCCGGTGCCCAGGGGTATTGCCTGAAGGGGATAGGGGAACGGGAACTGGTCGGCGTGATCCGACAGGTGGCTGCCGGAGAAACCGTTTGGCCAGAGCAGCGAGACGGCGCAGCCATCCGCCCCCTGGACCTGCCCTCTTCACCTCCGACTGCCTTAACTTGGCTTGACCAGGTGCGGCTCACCTGGCGACAGTCAGGTCTTCAGGAAATTGACGCCGCCCTGGCAACCATCCGTCAGCAGCTTGATTGCCTTGCCAACTCCCCGGCCACTCGGTGGGACCGCTGGATCTTGCAAGGACGCCAACGGGAACTGCGTCTGGCGCGATCGCTAGTGGATTGGCTGCTCCCCCCCGTCCTGCTCCCCCCTGACGCCAGCAGAGAATCGAGTTCGAGCCAAAGCCTAGCGAGAACAGGGCCGCCGACAGGAGCAGCAGCCCCCCCGTCGACCTCACCCCCGATGTCCCCGGCATGGCTCGCCCTGGCAACCTCAGAGACGGGGGTCACGCCAGCGGATCTGCGACTGGTGCAGACGGCGTTGTTTGATGCCATGTTTCGCAAGTTGCAAACCAATTTACAAAACCTGACTAATATCCCCTTAGAAATTGATATTCTCCGGGTTGAAAAACGCCGCGAACTGCTATCGATGATTTTGCGCAAACTCGAAGCCCTACTCGATGAACTGCGTTTCTCCCAAGTTCAACCCGAACAATTATTAGCAAAACGATCGCTCATCCTGCGCGATCTATGGACGCTGACCATTAATGACTTTTTTGGCCGCTATTATTCCCTCACAATCGCGGGGCAAGAAACGCCGGTCGTCTCTGTCCTGCTGGCAGAGGTGGAATCAGTAGAGGCCGCGATTCTCGACAAAATTCCTGGCGTGAGCGATGCCCTAGCCCATTTGCTCTTCCGAGTTCCTATCACGGTCGATAATATGACTTATGCCGTGGGGACGCCCGATGCCATGTCCCGGATGGAGACCCTATTGGAAAATTGCATGATTGCGATTGCCAATGCCGTCATTTACCCCCTCCTCAATCACTTTGCCGATGTGGAGGAAATTAAGCAAGGGTTTTACGATCGTCGTCTGCTGTCTAGTCGCGAGATTGAGCGGTTTCGGAACAACCTCACCTGGCACTACCGCATGGAGGCATGGATCGGGGAACCCACTGCTATTTTTGAAAGTAGTTACCGGTTATTTGTCCTCAGTGAACGGGGTATTAAACGCATTTCGATCTATGCACCACGCCGGGATGAGTTAGAACAACTGACGGGATTACGTCTGGCTGTGACCCTGGTGCTCGAAACCCGTGATGCGGTCTCTCCCCAACTGCGATCGCTGCTGGCCTTTCTCGGCAGTGGGGTGGTCTACCTCCTCACCCAAGTGATTGGGCGGGGCTTGGGTCTGATTGGTCGCGGGATTTTGCAGGGAATTGGCAGTTCACTCCAGGATACAAAGCTGGGGCGCAACGCCGAACGCCAGCGATAA
- the smpB gene encoding SsrA-binding protein SmpB: protein MSGDEGYKVVADNRQARHLYEILETYEAGLVLQGTEVKSVRAGKVNLKDGYALIRNGEAWLLNVHISPHATTSEYFNHDPRRTRKLLLHRQELRKLIGKVEQKGLTLVPLKMYLKRGLVKVSIGLARGKKIHDKREDLKRKEAKRDVERALKNF from the coding sequence ATGAGTGGGGACGAAGGCTATAAGGTAGTGGCGGATAACCGTCAGGCGCGGCATCTGTACGAAATTTTAGAAACCTACGAGGCTGGTCTTGTCCTCCAGGGGACCGAAGTTAAGTCTGTGCGGGCAGGGAAGGTAAACCTGAAGGATGGGTATGCTCTGATCCGCAATGGGGAGGCGTGGCTACTGAATGTTCACATTTCCCCCCATGCCACCACGAGCGAATACTTTAACCACGACCCCCGCCGCACGCGCAAATTACTCTTGCACCGTCAAGAATTGCGCAAACTCATTGGCAAAGTTGAACAGAAGGGCTTGACCCTTGTCCCGCTAAAAATGTACCTCAAACGGGGGCTGGTCAAAGTGTCGATCGGTCTGGCACGGGGTAAAAAGATTCACGATAAGCGCGAGGATCTCAAACGCAAGGAAGCGAAACGCGATGTGGAACGGGCGCTGAAGAATTTTTAG
- a CDS encoding hybrid sensor histidine kinase/response regulator gives MTAQTIGCILLVDDNPTNLEVLFNSLSNSGFKLLIAEDGESAIALAHEAQPDMILLDVMMPGLDGFTTCQRLKADAATQAIPILFMTALSETIDKVKGLSLGAVDYITKPFQPEEVLARVKTHIALRQLQHQLQVQNQQLQQEIAERQQAEQALRFFLHAVSHDLRNPVTGTLLILNQLRQQAGEQAQIGVSTLVLDRLLQGCDRQLKLINSLVETQANELTGIRLQPCVLPLHPFIQQLTETWEPLIAQKQATLINAVPATLPPVHADPDQLWRVFENLIANALKHNSPGLTLRLEATVKAAPTSEVAGGRWHSDIQHQTPDLEIRVQRQSIAMPHSPSWVTCRVSDNGRGIPPEQMAELFELYKRGRSAYRTQGLGIGLYLCRQIIQAHGGEIGIAPQAKGTTFWFTLPAIAAGERAIPA, from the coding sequence ATGACGGCGCAGACGATCGGGTGTATTCTCCTAGTGGATGACAACCCCACCAACCTGGAGGTCCTCTTTAATTCTTTGAGTAACTCTGGGTTTAAGCTGCTCATTGCCGAAGATGGCGAAAGTGCGATCGCACTGGCCCACGAGGCCCAGCCCGATATGATTTTGCTGGATGTGATGATGCCGGGGTTAGATGGCTTTACTACCTGCCAACGCCTCAAGGCGGACGCGGCCACCCAAGCAATCCCCATCCTCTTTATGACAGCCTTATCGGAAACGATCGATAAGGTCAAGGGTTTAAGCCTGGGGGCCGTAGATTACATCACCAAACCTTTTCAACCTGAAGAGGTTTTGGCCCGTGTTAAAACCCATATTGCGCTGCGCCAGTTGCAACACCAGCTTCAAGTCCAAAATCAGCAACTTCAGCAGGAGATCGCTGAGCGGCAACAGGCAGAGCAGGCCCTGCGCTTCTTCCTCCATGCGGTGTCCCATGACCTGCGCAATCCGGTCACTGGCACCTTACTTATCCTCAATCAGCTCCGACAACAGGCTGGGGAACAAGCCCAGATCGGGGTATCCACCCTAGTTCTTGATCGTCTGCTCCAGGGGTGCGATCGCCAACTCAAGCTCATCAATTCCCTGGTAGAAACCCAGGCTAACGAACTGACGGGCATCCGCCTCCAGCCCTGTGTTCTCCCGCTCCATCCGTTCATTCAGCAGCTTACAGAGACTTGGGAACCCTTGATCGCTCAGAAGCAGGCCACCTTAATTAACGCCGTACCGGCAACCCTACCCCCTGTCCATGCTGATCCAGACCAACTGTGGCGCGTGTTTGAAAATCTGATTGCCAATGCTCTCAAACACAACTCCCCTGGGTTGACCCTGCGACTGGAAGCGACGGTAAAGGCGGCGCCAACCTCTGAGGTAGCAGGTGGCAGGTGGCACTCGGACATTCAGCATCAGACGCCAGATCTTGAGATTAGGGTGCAACGGCAGTCAATAGCGATGCCCCACTCCCCGTCCTGGGTAACCTGTCGGGTTTCGGATAATGGTCGGGGGATTCCCCCGGAACAGATGGCTGAATTGTTTGAACTCTACAAGCGCGGAAGGTCTGCCTATCGCACGCAGGGATTGGGGATTGGCCTCTACCTGTGCCGTCAAATTATCCAGGCCCACGGTGGTGAGATTGGGATTGCGCCGCAGGCAAAAGGCACAACGTTCTGGTTCACTTTACCCGCGATCGCGGCGGGCGAGCGGGCGATTCCTGCCTAG
- a CDS encoding EI24 domain-containing protein, with protein sequence MSEPRLPEPSPAGRAVPLPPLPMPPRPNRCAGPLYPFRAIAVLWQHRHLWVYVLVPLLINLILGGILYVWLLGQGLQAIDLWISGLPDWLLAIVVILLRGLLVILLLIGLGFLMVQFGTILGAPWYGVLSEKLERLRLGSLPTVGNHPLRIVRDIWRALLFEGKKLLLAIGVGSLLLGLGLIPGVGPLVTGTGWLGLTVLLICLDFLDAPLERRYLSFRRKLGVIFGGLPGTILFGLVCLGLVSIPLVNLVTIPLCVAGGTLFFCDQLRLRVDVPDNQVDSRQG encoded by the coding sequence ATGTCAGAGCCTCGACTCCCTGAACCCTCCCCAGCCGGACGGGCTGTCCCCCTGCCCCCCCTGCCAATGCCGCCCCGCCCCAATCGGTGCGCGGGTCCTCTGTATCCCTTCCGGGCGATCGCGGTTCTCTGGCAACATCGCCATCTCTGGGTGTATGTGCTAGTCCCCCTGCTAATCAACCTGATTCTGGGGGGCATTCTCTATGTCTGGTTATTGGGGCAGGGCCTCCAAGCGATCGACCTTTGGATTAGTGGCTTGCCGGATTGGCTACTGGCGATCGTCGTCATCCTCTTACGGGGCCTCCTAGTCATCCTCCTGCTGATCGGGCTAGGATTTCTCATGGTCCAGTTCGGCACAATTTTGGGTGCGCCTTGGTATGGGGTTCTCTCGGAAAAGCTTGAACGCCTGCGCTTGGGGAGTTTGCCGACGGTGGGTAATCACCCGCTGCGGATTGTGCGCGATATCTGGCGGGCACTCTTGTTTGAGGGGAAAAAACTGCTGCTGGCGATCGGGGTGGGCAGCCTGCTGCTAGGGTTGGGCCTGATCCCTGGTGTGGGGCCATTGGTCACCGGCACTGGCTGGCTGGGGTTGACCGTCTTACTGATCTGTCTCGACTTTCTGGATGCCCCCCTCGAACGACGGTATCTGTCCTTTCGCCGTAAATTAGGGGTGATTTTTGGGGGCCTGCCGGGAACGATCCTGTTTGGGCTAGTGTGCTTGGGATTGGTGAGCATTCCCCTGGTCAACCTGGTTACGATTCCCTTGTGCGTGGCGGGGGGAACCTTGTTCTTTTGTGATCAGCTACGATTACGGGTTGATGTACCGGATAACCAGGTTGATTCGAGGCAAGGGTGA